A stretch of the Sulfurospirillum tamanense genome encodes the following:
- the msrA gene encoding peptide-methionine (S)-S-oxide reductase MsrA, whose product MDHDTIVLGGGCFWCLEAVYEEVIGVREALSGYMGGTQEEATYTQVCTGQTGHAEVVHLSFNPKVVSLEKLLAIFWNIHDPTTPNQQGHDKGPQYRSVIFYSNDAQFQCAQHAKAEAQKRFSAPIVTQIVPASIFYEAEAYHRHYFKNNPEAGYCQAVVAPKVKKFQQTYPDLRR is encoded by the coding sequence ATGGACCACGACACTATCGTCCTTGGAGGCGGTTGTTTTTGGTGCTTAGAAGCAGTTTATGAAGAAGTCATAGGTGTTCGTGAAGCCCTCAGTGGCTACATGGGTGGCACCCAAGAAGAGGCCACTTACACCCAAGTGTGTACAGGCCAAACGGGACACGCAGAAGTGGTGCACCTCTCTTTTAATCCTAAAGTTGTTTCTCTTGAGAAACTTTTGGCTATTTTTTGGAATATTCACGATCCCACCACGCCAAACCAACAAGGTCATGATAAAGGTCCGCAGTACCGCTCTGTTATATTTTACTCCAATGACGCCCAGTTCCAATGTGCCCAACACGCCAAAGCTGAAGCCCAAAAAAGATTTAGTGCGCCCATTGTTACCCAAATTGTTCCTGCTTCTATTTTTTACGAGGCCGAAGCGTACCATCGGCACTATTTTAAAAACAATCCTGAAGCAGGATATTGCCAAGCAGTTGTTGCTCCAAAAGTAAAAAAATTTCAGCAAACCTACCCTGATTTACGGCGCTAA
- a CDS encoding ABC transporter permease, producing MQKLFVLDVTPSCCRIVCQGEWTHAFVSSVLGAKAWGEVKQKAVFDFSQVLSMDTAGALAWLRIKKELEVRGVSVEKVGIPKKMEKLISLCQIHSRHSLKTTPPSFGFSEGFVVLGKQTEALWRAFLSFVSFAGGAMYALLKTLTRPHKIRFRATLYHLEQSGLNALPIIIITALLIGVVIAYQGAVQLEKFGANIFIVEMVGIAATRELAPMIVAIVIAGRSASAFAAQIGVMKITDEVDAMKTMGFGPWEFLVLPRVVALVVAMPLLVLLGDGVAIFGGMLVARGELGISFVEFIDRFQETVALKHIVIGLVKAPIFGIIIALIGCYRGFQISSSTESVGKYTTISVVNAIFWVIAFNALFSVLLTELGI from the coding sequence ATGCAAAAGCTTTTTGTGCTAGATGTCACACCTTCTTGTTGTCGCATTGTGTGTCAAGGAGAGTGGACGCATGCCTTTGTGAGCTCAGTGCTTGGGGCTAAAGCGTGGGGAGAGGTTAAGCAAAAAGCGGTTTTTGATTTTTCGCAAGTTTTGTCTATGGATACAGCTGGAGCATTGGCGTGGCTTCGTATAAAAAAAGAGCTTGAAGTAAGAGGCGTGAGTGTTGAAAAGGTGGGAATCCCAAAAAAAATGGAAAAATTAATTTCCCTGTGCCAAATCCACTCCCGCCATTCCCTCAAAACAACCCCTCCCTCTTTTGGCTTTAGTGAAGGGTTTGTGGTTTTAGGAAAACAAACCGAAGCGTTATGGCGCGCTTTTTTGTCGTTTGTGTCCTTTGCGGGGGGCGCGATGTACGCTTTACTTAAAACCCTTACAAGGCCTCACAAGATACGGTTTCGTGCAACCTTGTACCATTTGGAACAAAGCGGTCTAAACGCCCTTCCCATCATCATCATTACCGCATTACTTATTGGTGTGGTGATTGCCTACCAAGGCGCGGTGCAGTTGGAAAAATTTGGGGCCAATATTTTCATCGTGGAGATGGTTGGAATTGCGGCTACGCGGGAGCTTGCGCCTATGATAGTTGCTATTGTCATCGCAGGGCGGAGCGCTTCGGCCTTTGCGGCGCAAATTGGGGTCATGAAAATCACCGATGAGGTGGATGCCATGAAGACCATGGGTTTTGGGCCGTGGGAATTTTTGGTCTTGCCGCGTGTGGTGGCGCTGGTGGTGGCGATGCCTCTTTTAGTGCTACTGGGTGATGGGGTGGCTATTTTTGGGGGAATGTTGGTAGCGCGAGGAGAGTTAGGAATAAGTTTTGTGGAGTTTATAGACCGCTTCCAAGAGACTGTCGCGCTTAAGCACATTGTAATTGGTCTGGTTAAGGCTCCTATTTTTGGTATTATTATTGCACTCATTGGGTGTTATCGTGGGTTTCAGATTAGCTCTTCTACTGAAAGCGTGGGTAAATACACGACTATTAGTGTCGTTAACGCTATTTTTTGGGTCATCGCCTTTAATGCTTTATTTTCGGTTCTTTTAACGGAGCTTGGGATATGA